A window from Triticum aestivum cultivar Chinese Spring chromosome 6D, IWGSC CS RefSeq v2.1, whole genome shotgun sequence encodes these proteins:
- the LOC123141708 gene encoding ATP synthase subunit 9, mitochondrial-like: MEVQAQVLRIINKKSKKEQRRKNVTRKVFSRLEMLEGAKSIGVGAATIALAGATVGIGNVLSSLIHSVARNPSLAKQSFGYAILGFALTEAIALFAPMMAFLISFVFRSHKKS, translated from the coding sequence ATGGAGGTGCAGGCCCAAGTACTTCGAATCATCAACAAGAAATCCAAGAAAGAACAGCGAAGGAAAAACGTGACAAGAAAAGTGTTTTCTCGACTCGAGATGTTAGAAGGTGCTAAATCAATAGGTGTCGGAGCTGCTACAATTGCTTTAGCCGGAGCTACTGTCGGTATTGGAAATGTCCTCAGTTCTTTGATTCATTCCGTGGCGCGAAATCCATCATTGGCTAAACAATCATTTGGTTATGCCATTTTGGGCTTTGCTCTCACCGAAGCTATTGCATTGTTTGCCCCAATGATGGCCTTTCTGATCTCATTCGTTTTCCGATCGCATAAAAAGTCATGA
- the LOC123145303 gene encoding probable glucosamine 6-phosphate N-acetyltransferase 2, protein MASTSPEPAATETGDSVKIRRLQIADRERGFLPLLSQLSSCPDLTESEFAACFADLAALGDDHVILVAEDPAAAPERRILSTGCLFVERKFLRGGGKVGHVEDVVVDAAARGRGLGLRVVRRLVEIAKGAGCYKVILDCTPELRAYYAKCGFVEKGVQMAVYF, encoded by the coding sequence ATGGCATCCACCTCGCCGGAACCCGCAGCGACCGAGACCGGCGACTCCGTCAAAATCCGCCGCCTACAGATCGCCGACCGCGAGAGGGGCTTCCTACCCCTCCTCTCCCAGCTCTCCTCCTGCCCGGACCTTACCGAGTCCGAGTTCGCCGCGTGCTTCGCCGACCTCGCGGCCCTCGGCGACGACCACGTCATCCTCGTGGCCGAGGACCCCGCCGCGGCTCCGGAGCGGCGGATCCTCTCCACGGGGTGCCTCTTCGTGGAGCGCAAGTTCCTCCGCGGCGGCGGCAAGGTGGGGCACGTGGAGGACGTGGTGGTCGACGCCGCCGCGCGCGGCCGGGGGCTCGGGCTCCGCGTCGTGCGCCGCCTCGTGGAGATCGCGAAGGGGGCCGGCTGCTACAAGGTCATCCTGGACTGCACCCCGGAGCTGCGCGCCTACTACGCCAAATGCGGCTTCGTGGAGAAGGGGGTTCAGATGGCCGTGTACTTCTGA
- the LOC123145304 gene encoding 60S ribosomal protein L31 → MSEKKRAPGPRKDEVVTREYTVNLHKRLHGCTFKKKAPNAIKEIRKFAQKAMGTNDVRIDVKLNKHIWSSGIRSVPRRVRVRIARKRNDEEDAKEELYSLVTVAEVPQEGLKGLGTKVVEDED, encoded by the exons ATgtcggagaagaagcgcgccccCGGCCCGCGCAAGGACGAGGTGGTGACCCGCGAGTACACCGTCAACCTCCACAAGCGCCTCCATGGATG CACCTTCAAGAAGAAGGCACCAAATGCCATCAAGGAGATCAGGAAGTTTGCAcagaaggccatgggaaccaacGATGTCCGCATTGACGTGAAGCTCAACAAGCACATCTGGAGCAGCGGCATCAGGAGTGTCCCTAGGAGAGTCCGTGTCAGGATTGCCCGCAAGAGGAACGACGAGGAGGATGCTAAGGAGGAGCTGTACTCTCTGGTCACAGTTGCTGAAGTCCCCCAGGAAGGTCTTAAAGGTTTGGGTACCAAGGTTGTGGAGGATGAGGACTAA